A window from Citrus sinensis cultivar Valencia sweet orange chromosome 3, DVS_A1.0, whole genome shotgun sequence encodes these proteins:
- the LOC102615423 gene encoding probable inactive histone-lysine N-methyltransferase SUVR2 isoform X1 produces MAPDPKITKAFKAMKLLGISENKVKPVLKRLLKLYDKNWELIEGENYRVLADAIFEEEDNKVSEQKKPKIAEEKFEEESLEHEEPLRPLKRLRRGVQSVVPPSPSNSSPGFGGTLSRRPKMDGDELPASSFQQQSPEKTKSPKFNLGNVRLENHSYKGKEPVSPQVASAQNRASHALCIRGPTIEPGIVPSPKKVVPSTHVFIRPKDEPFTDDMFTDNAPQYEAPIAVIRPDSLRQEDSLPGNISVQEPVSQEPPASHHVQGEYRGDGALASLGEGSSNCKLAGMPFEFPPSLEIASSSMGEVKISLSCNSTFGRKNFHMPSLDELRELLEERCLRSYKIIDPSFSIMNLMKDVCNCFVELATNTSHGLQEELRSVTPNLDILKKSTAQDAILVGGSKENMFIPSGIRSGSAQLVPPQIPRPLKSLNGADDHVSTSEEIVANGVVESGLAKEWGDLEFSNLHSLVPVPLCRLTPDELRAIHDVKDITKGEERVAIPWVNEINNECPPSFYYISHSLVFQNACVNFSLSRIGDESCCSACFGNCLQSGLTCACAHQNGRFVYTPEGVLEEEFLEECISMTRGPQQQHLLNCRDCPLERSKNEGILEPCKGHLKRNIIKECWSKCGCYKQCGNRVVQRGISCKLQLFFTSDGKGWGLRTLEKLPKGAFVCEFVGEIVTITEFYQRNTRKHNCPVLLDAFWVSQGVSKDEEALCLDATCYGNAARFLNHRCFDANLIEIPVQIETPEHHYYHVAFFTTREVDAFEELTWDYGIDFDDHDHLVKFRCRCGSNFCRNMKRSSRSKSVSIAR; encoded by the exons ATGGCACCTGATCCCAAAATCACAAAGGCTTTTAAGGCAATGAAGCTTCTTGGAATTAGTGAAAACAAAGTGAAGCCGGTATTAAAAAGGCTTCTAAAACTGTATGATAAAAATTGGGAACTCATAGAAGGGGAAAATTACAGAGTTCTTGCTGATGCTATTTTCGAGGAAGAGGATAATAAG GTGTCAGAACAGAAGAAACCTAAAATTGCT GAGGAAAAATTTGAGGAAGAATCTCTTGAACATGAGGAGCCTCTACGCCCCTTAAAGCGGTTGCGGAGAGGCGTGCAATCGGTAGTTCCACCTTCTCCCAGCAACTCCAGCCCTGGTTTTGGTGGAACTTTGTCAAGAAGGCCAAAAATGGATGGGGATGAATTACCTGCCTCTTCTTTCCAGCAGCAGTCACCAGAAAAGACAAAGTCTCCCAAATTCAATTTGGGGAATGTAAGGCTTGAAAACCATAGTTATAAAGGAAAGGAGCCTGTCTCACCTCAAGTTGCTTCCGCACAGAACAGAGCATCTCATGCATTGTGCATTAGAGGTCCAACCATTGAACCTGGCATTGTTCCTTCGCCTAAGAAGGTGGTGCCCAGCACTCATGTATTTATCAGGCCCAAAGATGAGCCATTTACTGATGACATGTTCACAGATAACGCACCTCAGTATGAGGCTCCTATTGCGGTTATCCGTCCAG ATTCATTAAGACAAGAAGATTCATTACCTGGGAACATTTCAGTGCAAGAGCCAGTTTCTCAGGAGCCTCCAGCTTCTCACCATGTACAGGGAGAATATAGGGGAGATGGTGCTCTAGCTTCGTTGGGAGAGGGAAGTTCCAACTGCAAACTTGCTGGCATGCCTTTTGAATTTCCTCCTAGTTTGGAGATTGCCTCATCATCCATGGGAGAGGTGAAGATTTCTCTTAGCTGCAACTCTACttttggaaggaaaaatttcCATATGCCTAGTCTAGATGAGCTAAGAGAATTGTTGGAGGAGAGGTGTCTACGATCATATAAAATCATAGACCCAAGTTTTTCAATCATGAACCTGATGAAAGATGTATGTAATTGCTTCGTGGAGCTGGCAACTAATACATCTCACGGATTGCAGGAGGAGTTAAGGAGCGTGACACCGAATTTGGATATATTGAAGAAATCTACTGCACAAGATGCTATTCTTGTTGGGGGTAGCAAAGAAAATATGTTCATCCCATCTGGTATTCGTAGTGGATCTGCACAGCTGGTTCCACCTCAAATTCCTAGGCCTCTAAAGTCATTAAATGGTGCGGATGATCACGTATCTACCAGTGAAGAAATCGTTGCAAATGGTGTTGTGGAAAGTGGTCTGGCAAAGGAATGGGGAGATCTTGAGTTTTCCAATTTGCATAGTTTGGTACCTGTTCCACTATGTCGACTAACTCCTGATGAGTTGAGGGCTATACATGATGTTAAAGACATAACCAAAGGGGAAGAGAGAGTTGCAATCCCTTGGGTTAATGAGATCAACAATGAGTGTCCGCCATCCTTCTACTATATATCCCACAGTTTAGTTTTCCAAAATGCTTGTGTgaatttctctctttctcgGATTGGTGATGAAAGTTGTTGTTCTGCCTGTTTTGGAAACTGTTTACAGTCGGGCCTAACCTGTGCTTGTGCACATCAAAATGGGAGATTTGTATACACGCCAGAAGGCGTTCTTGAGGAAGAATTCTTAGAAGAGTGTATCTCAATGACTCGTGGTCCCCAGCAGCAACACCTCCTGAATTGCAGAGATTGCCCTCTTGAAAGATCAAAGAATGAAGGCATTTTGGAACCATGTAAGGGTCACTTGAAGAGGAACATTATCAAGGAATGTTGGAGCAAATGTGGTTGCTATAAACAATGCGGCAATCGTGTGGTGCAGCGTGGTATAAGTTGCAAATTACAG CTGTTTTTTACATCTGATGGAAAAGGGTGGGGGCTGAGAACTCTAGAGAAGCTGCCAAAAGGTGCTTTTGTATGTGAATTTGTTGGAGAAATAGTAACCATCACGGAGTTCTATCAGAGGAATACTAGGAAACATAACTGCCCAGTTCTACTGGATGCATTTTGGGTCTCCCAAGGAGTTTCAAAGGACGAAGAAGCTCTCTGTTTGGATGCCACATGTTATGGAAATGCTGCCAGGTTCTTAAATCATAG ATGCTTTGATGCAAACTTGATAGAGATTCCGGTTCAAATTGAGACTCCAGAGCACCACTATTATCAC GTTGCTttctttacaacaagagaagTAGATGCATTTGAAGAGCTAACATGG GATTATGGTATTGACTTTGATGACCATGATCATCTAGTGAAATTCCGGTGTCGATGTGGCAGTAACTTCTGCAGGAACATGAAACGTTCAAGCA GATCCAAATCTGTATCCATTGCAAGATGA
- the LOC102615423 gene encoding probable inactive histone-lysine N-methyltransferase SUVR2 isoform X2 yields the protein MAPDPKITKAFKAMKLLGISENKVKPVLKRLLKLYDKNWELIEGENYRVLADAIFEEEDNKVSEQKKPKIAEEKFEEESLEHEEPLRPLKRLRRGVQSVVPPSPSNSSPGFGGTLSRRPKMDGDELPASSFQQQSPEKTKSPKFNLGNVRLENHSYKGKEPVSPQVASAQNRASHALCIRGPTIEPGIVPSPKKVVPSTHVFIRPKDEPFTDDMFTDNAPQYEAPIAVIRPDSLRQEDSLPGNISVQEPVSQEPPASHHVQGEYRGDGALASLGEGSSNCKLAGMPFEFPPSLEIASSSMGEVKISLSCNSTFGRKNFHMPSLDELRELLEERCLRSYKIIDPSFSIMNLMKDVCNCFVELATNTSHGLQEELRSVTPNLDILKKSTAQDAILVGGSKENMFIPSGIRSGSAQLVPPQIPRPLKSLNGADDHVSTSEEIVANGVVESGLAKEWGDLEFSNLHSLVPVPLCRLTPDELRAIHDVKDITKGEERVAIPWVNEINNECPPSFYYISHSLVFQNACVNFSLSRIGDESCCSACFGNCLQSGLTCACAHQNGRFVYTPEGVLEEEFLEECISMTRGPQQQHLLNCRDCPLERSKNEGILEPCKGHLKRNIIKECWSKCGCYKQCGNRVVQRGISCKLQLFFTSDGKGWGLRTLEKLPKGAFVCEFVGEIVTITEFYQRNTRKHNCPVLLDAFWVSQGVSKDEEALCLDATCYGNAARFLNHRCFDANLIEIPVQIETPEHHYYHVAFFTTREVDAFEELTWDYGIDFDDHDHLVKFRCRCGSNFCRNMKRSSSL from the exons ATGGCACCTGATCCCAAAATCACAAAGGCTTTTAAGGCAATGAAGCTTCTTGGAATTAGTGAAAACAAAGTGAAGCCGGTATTAAAAAGGCTTCTAAAACTGTATGATAAAAATTGGGAACTCATAGAAGGGGAAAATTACAGAGTTCTTGCTGATGCTATTTTCGAGGAAGAGGATAATAAG GTGTCAGAACAGAAGAAACCTAAAATTGCT GAGGAAAAATTTGAGGAAGAATCTCTTGAACATGAGGAGCCTCTACGCCCCTTAAAGCGGTTGCGGAGAGGCGTGCAATCGGTAGTTCCACCTTCTCCCAGCAACTCCAGCCCTGGTTTTGGTGGAACTTTGTCAAGAAGGCCAAAAATGGATGGGGATGAATTACCTGCCTCTTCTTTCCAGCAGCAGTCACCAGAAAAGACAAAGTCTCCCAAATTCAATTTGGGGAATGTAAGGCTTGAAAACCATAGTTATAAAGGAAAGGAGCCTGTCTCACCTCAAGTTGCTTCCGCACAGAACAGAGCATCTCATGCATTGTGCATTAGAGGTCCAACCATTGAACCTGGCATTGTTCCTTCGCCTAAGAAGGTGGTGCCCAGCACTCATGTATTTATCAGGCCCAAAGATGAGCCATTTACTGATGACATGTTCACAGATAACGCACCTCAGTATGAGGCTCCTATTGCGGTTATCCGTCCAG ATTCATTAAGACAAGAAGATTCATTACCTGGGAACATTTCAGTGCAAGAGCCAGTTTCTCAGGAGCCTCCAGCTTCTCACCATGTACAGGGAGAATATAGGGGAGATGGTGCTCTAGCTTCGTTGGGAGAGGGAAGTTCCAACTGCAAACTTGCTGGCATGCCTTTTGAATTTCCTCCTAGTTTGGAGATTGCCTCATCATCCATGGGAGAGGTGAAGATTTCTCTTAGCTGCAACTCTACttttggaaggaaaaatttcCATATGCCTAGTCTAGATGAGCTAAGAGAATTGTTGGAGGAGAGGTGTCTACGATCATATAAAATCATAGACCCAAGTTTTTCAATCATGAACCTGATGAAAGATGTATGTAATTGCTTCGTGGAGCTGGCAACTAATACATCTCACGGATTGCAGGAGGAGTTAAGGAGCGTGACACCGAATTTGGATATATTGAAGAAATCTACTGCACAAGATGCTATTCTTGTTGGGGGTAGCAAAGAAAATATGTTCATCCCATCTGGTATTCGTAGTGGATCTGCACAGCTGGTTCCACCTCAAATTCCTAGGCCTCTAAAGTCATTAAATGGTGCGGATGATCACGTATCTACCAGTGAAGAAATCGTTGCAAATGGTGTTGTGGAAAGTGGTCTGGCAAAGGAATGGGGAGATCTTGAGTTTTCCAATTTGCATAGTTTGGTACCTGTTCCACTATGTCGACTAACTCCTGATGAGTTGAGGGCTATACATGATGTTAAAGACATAACCAAAGGGGAAGAGAGAGTTGCAATCCCTTGGGTTAATGAGATCAACAATGAGTGTCCGCCATCCTTCTACTATATATCCCACAGTTTAGTTTTCCAAAATGCTTGTGTgaatttctctctttctcgGATTGGTGATGAAAGTTGTTGTTCTGCCTGTTTTGGAAACTGTTTACAGTCGGGCCTAACCTGTGCTTGTGCACATCAAAATGGGAGATTTGTATACACGCCAGAAGGCGTTCTTGAGGAAGAATTCTTAGAAGAGTGTATCTCAATGACTCGTGGTCCCCAGCAGCAACACCTCCTGAATTGCAGAGATTGCCCTCTTGAAAGATCAAAGAATGAAGGCATTTTGGAACCATGTAAGGGTCACTTGAAGAGGAACATTATCAAGGAATGTTGGAGCAAATGTGGTTGCTATAAACAATGCGGCAATCGTGTGGTGCAGCGTGGTATAAGTTGCAAATTACAG CTGTTTTTTACATCTGATGGAAAAGGGTGGGGGCTGAGAACTCTAGAGAAGCTGCCAAAAGGTGCTTTTGTATGTGAATTTGTTGGAGAAATAGTAACCATCACGGAGTTCTATCAGAGGAATACTAGGAAACATAACTGCCCAGTTCTACTGGATGCATTTTGGGTCTCCCAAGGAGTTTCAAAGGACGAAGAAGCTCTCTGTTTGGATGCCACATGTTATGGAAATGCTGCCAGGTTCTTAAATCATAG ATGCTTTGATGCAAACTTGATAGAGATTCCGGTTCAAATTGAGACTCCAGAGCACCACTATTATCAC GTTGCTttctttacaacaagagaagTAGATGCATTTGAAGAGCTAACATGG GATTATGGTATTGACTTTGATGACCATGATCATCTAGTGAAATTCCGGTGTCGATGTGGCAGTAACTTCTGCAGGAACATGAAACGTTCAAGCA GCCTTTGA
- the LOC102615423 gene encoding probable inactive histone-lysine N-methyltransferase SUVR2 isoform X4, producing the protein MAPDPKITKAFKAMKLLGISENKVKPVLKRLLKLYDKNWELIEGENYRVLADAIFEEEDNKVSEQKKPKIAEEKFEEESLEHEEPLRPLKRLRRGVQSVVPPSPSNSSPGFGGTLSRRPKMDGDELPASSFQQQSPEKTKSPKFNLGNVRLENHSYKGKEPVSPQVASAQNRASHALCIRGPTIEPGIVPSPKKVVPSTHVFIRPKDEPFTDDMFTDNAPQYEAPIAVIRPDSLRQEDSLPGNISVQEPVSQEPPASHHVQGEYRGDGALASLGEGSSNCKLAGMPFEFPPSLEIASSSMGEEELRSVTPNLDILKKSTAQDAILVGGSKENMFIPSGIRSGSAQLVPPQIPRPLKSLNGADDHVSTSEEIVANGVVESGLAKEWGDLEFSNLHSLVPVPLCRLTPDELRAIHDVKDITKGEERVAIPWVNEINNECPPSFYYISHSLVFQNACVNFSLSRIGDESCCSACFGNCLQSGLTCACAHQNGRFVYTPEGVLEEEFLEECISMTRGPQQQHLLNCRDCPLERSKNEGILEPCKGHLKRNIIKECWSKCGCYKQCGNRVVQRGISCKLQLFFTSDGKGWGLRTLEKLPKGAFVCEFVGEIVTITEFYQRNTRKHNCPVLLDAFWVSQGVSKDEEALCLDATCYGNAARFLNHRCFDANLIEIPVQIETPEHHYYHVAFFTTREVDAFEELTWDYGIDFDDHDHLVKFRCRCGSNFCRNMKRSSRSKSVSIAR; encoded by the exons ATGGCACCTGATCCCAAAATCACAAAGGCTTTTAAGGCAATGAAGCTTCTTGGAATTAGTGAAAACAAAGTGAAGCCGGTATTAAAAAGGCTTCTAAAACTGTATGATAAAAATTGGGAACTCATAGAAGGGGAAAATTACAGAGTTCTTGCTGATGCTATTTTCGAGGAAGAGGATAATAAG GTGTCAGAACAGAAGAAACCTAAAATTGCT GAGGAAAAATTTGAGGAAGAATCTCTTGAACATGAGGAGCCTCTACGCCCCTTAAAGCGGTTGCGGAGAGGCGTGCAATCGGTAGTTCCACCTTCTCCCAGCAACTCCAGCCCTGGTTTTGGTGGAACTTTGTCAAGAAGGCCAAAAATGGATGGGGATGAATTACCTGCCTCTTCTTTCCAGCAGCAGTCACCAGAAAAGACAAAGTCTCCCAAATTCAATTTGGGGAATGTAAGGCTTGAAAACCATAGTTATAAAGGAAAGGAGCCTGTCTCACCTCAAGTTGCTTCCGCACAGAACAGAGCATCTCATGCATTGTGCATTAGAGGTCCAACCATTGAACCTGGCATTGTTCCTTCGCCTAAGAAGGTGGTGCCCAGCACTCATGTATTTATCAGGCCCAAAGATGAGCCATTTACTGATGACATGTTCACAGATAACGCACCTCAGTATGAGGCTCCTATTGCGGTTATCCGTCCAG ATTCATTAAGACAAGAAGATTCATTACCTGGGAACATTTCAGTGCAAGAGCCAGTTTCTCAGGAGCCTCCAGCTTCTCACCATGTACAGGGAGAATATAGGGGAGATGGTGCTCTAGCTTCGTTGGGAGAGGGAAGTTCCAACTGCAAACTTGCTGGCATGCCTTTTGAATTTCCTCCTAGTTTGGAGATTGCCTCATCATCCATGGGAGAG GAGGAGTTAAGGAGCGTGACACCGAATTTGGATATATTGAAGAAATCTACTGCACAAGATGCTATTCTTGTTGGGGGTAGCAAAGAAAATATGTTCATCCCATCTGGTATTCGTAGTGGATCTGCACAGCTGGTTCCACCTCAAATTCCTAGGCCTCTAAAGTCATTAAATGGTGCGGATGATCACGTATCTACCAGTGAAGAAATCGTTGCAAATGGTGTTGTGGAAAGTGGTCTGGCAAAGGAATGGGGAGATCTTGAGTTTTCCAATTTGCATAGTTTGGTACCTGTTCCACTATGTCGACTAACTCCTGATGAGTTGAGGGCTATACATGATGTTAAAGACATAACCAAAGGGGAAGAGAGAGTTGCAATCCCTTGGGTTAATGAGATCAACAATGAGTGTCCGCCATCCTTCTACTATATATCCCACAGTTTAGTTTTCCAAAATGCTTGTGTgaatttctctctttctcgGATTGGTGATGAAAGTTGTTGTTCTGCCTGTTTTGGAAACTGTTTACAGTCGGGCCTAACCTGTGCTTGTGCACATCAAAATGGGAGATTTGTATACACGCCAGAAGGCGTTCTTGAGGAAGAATTCTTAGAAGAGTGTATCTCAATGACTCGTGGTCCCCAGCAGCAACACCTCCTGAATTGCAGAGATTGCCCTCTTGAAAGATCAAAGAATGAAGGCATTTTGGAACCATGTAAGGGTCACTTGAAGAGGAACATTATCAAGGAATGTTGGAGCAAATGTGGTTGCTATAAACAATGCGGCAATCGTGTGGTGCAGCGTGGTATAAGTTGCAAATTACAG CTGTTTTTTACATCTGATGGAAAAGGGTGGGGGCTGAGAACTCTAGAGAAGCTGCCAAAAGGTGCTTTTGTATGTGAATTTGTTGGAGAAATAGTAACCATCACGGAGTTCTATCAGAGGAATACTAGGAAACATAACTGCCCAGTTCTACTGGATGCATTTTGGGTCTCCCAAGGAGTTTCAAAGGACGAAGAAGCTCTCTGTTTGGATGCCACATGTTATGGAAATGCTGCCAGGTTCTTAAATCATAG ATGCTTTGATGCAAACTTGATAGAGATTCCGGTTCAAATTGAGACTCCAGAGCACCACTATTATCAC GTTGCTttctttacaacaagagaagTAGATGCATTTGAAGAGCTAACATGG GATTATGGTATTGACTTTGATGACCATGATCATCTAGTGAAATTCCGGTGTCGATGTGGCAGTAACTTCTGCAGGAACATGAAACGTTCAAGCA GATCCAAATCTGTATCCATTGCAAGATGA
- the LOC102615423 gene encoding probable inactive histone-lysine N-methyltransferase SUVR2 isoform X3 — translation MAPDPKITKAFKAMKLLGISENKVKPVLKRLLKLYDKNWELIEGENYRVLADAIFEEEDNKVSEQKKPKIAEEKFEEESLEHEEPLRPLKRLRRGVQSVVPPSPSNSSPGFGGTLSRRPKMDGDELPASSFQQQSPEKTKSPKFNLGNVRLENHSYKGKEPVSPQVASAQNRASHALCIRGPTIEPGIVPSPKKVVPSTHVFIRPKDEPFTDDMFTDNAPQYEAPIAVIRPDSLRQEDSLPGNISVQEPVSQEPPASHHVQGEYRGDGALASLGEGSSNCKLAGMPFEFPPSLEIASSSMGEVKISLSCNSTFGRKNFHMPSLDELRELLEERCLRSYKIIDPSFSIMNLMKDVCNCFVELATNTSHGLQEELRSVTPNLDILKKSTAQDAILVGGSKENMFIPSGIRSGSAQLVPPQIPRPLKSLNGADDHVSTSEEIVANGVVESGLAKEWGDLEFSNLHSLVPVPLCRLTPDELRAIHDVKDITKGEERVAIPWVNEINNECPPSFYYISHSLVFQNACVNFSLSRIGDESCCSACFGNCLQSGLTCACAHQNGRFVYTPEGVLEEEFLEECISMTRGPQQQHLLNCRDCPLERSKNEGILEPCKGHLKRNIIKECWSKCGCYKQCGNRVVQRGISCKLQLFFTSDGKGWGLRTLEKLPKGAFVCEFVGEIVTITEFYQRNTRKHNCPVLLDAFWVSQGVSKDEEALCLDATCYGNAARFLNHRCFDANLIEIPVQIETPEHHYYHVAFFTTREVDAFEELTWFEREQTGLLFSYNT, via the exons ATGGCACCTGATCCCAAAATCACAAAGGCTTTTAAGGCAATGAAGCTTCTTGGAATTAGTGAAAACAAAGTGAAGCCGGTATTAAAAAGGCTTCTAAAACTGTATGATAAAAATTGGGAACTCATAGAAGGGGAAAATTACAGAGTTCTTGCTGATGCTATTTTCGAGGAAGAGGATAATAAG GTGTCAGAACAGAAGAAACCTAAAATTGCT GAGGAAAAATTTGAGGAAGAATCTCTTGAACATGAGGAGCCTCTACGCCCCTTAAAGCGGTTGCGGAGAGGCGTGCAATCGGTAGTTCCACCTTCTCCCAGCAACTCCAGCCCTGGTTTTGGTGGAACTTTGTCAAGAAGGCCAAAAATGGATGGGGATGAATTACCTGCCTCTTCTTTCCAGCAGCAGTCACCAGAAAAGACAAAGTCTCCCAAATTCAATTTGGGGAATGTAAGGCTTGAAAACCATAGTTATAAAGGAAAGGAGCCTGTCTCACCTCAAGTTGCTTCCGCACAGAACAGAGCATCTCATGCATTGTGCATTAGAGGTCCAACCATTGAACCTGGCATTGTTCCTTCGCCTAAGAAGGTGGTGCCCAGCACTCATGTATTTATCAGGCCCAAAGATGAGCCATTTACTGATGACATGTTCACAGATAACGCACCTCAGTATGAGGCTCCTATTGCGGTTATCCGTCCAG ATTCATTAAGACAAGAAGATTCATTACCTGGGAACATTTCAGTGCAAGAGCCAGTTTCTCAGGAGCCTCCAGCTTCTCACCATGTACAGGGAGAATATAGGGGAGATGGTGCTCTAGCTTCGTTGGGAGAGGGAAGTTCCAACTGCAAACTTGCTGGCATGCCTTTTGAATTTCCTCCTAGTTTGGAGATTGCCTCATCATCCATGGGAGAGGTGAAGATTTCTCTTAGCTGCAACTCTACttttggaaggaaaaatttcCATATGCCTAGTCTAGATGAGCTAAGAGAATTGTTGGAGGAGAGGTGTCTACGATCATATAAAATCATAGACCCAAGTTTTTCAATCATGAACCTGATGAAAGATGTATGTAATTGCTTCGTGGAGCTGGCAACTAATACATCTCACGGATTGCAGGAGGAGTTAAGGAGCGTGACACCGAATTTGGATATATTGAAGAAATCTACTGCACAAGATGCTATTCTTGTTGGGGGTAGCAAAGAAAATATGTTCATCCCATCTGGTATTCGTAGTGGATCTGCACAGCTGGTTCCACCTCAAATTCCTAGGCCTCTAAAGTCATTAAATGGTGCGGATGATCACGTATCTACCAGTGAAGAAATCGTTGCAAATGGTGTTGTGGAAAGTGGTCTGGCAAAGGAATGGGGAGATCTTGAGTTTTCCAATTTGCATAGTTTGGTACCTGTTCCACTATGTCGACTAACTCCTGATGAGTTGAGGGCTATACATGATGTTAAAGACATAACCAAAGGGGAAGAGAGAGTTGCAATCCCTTGGGTTAATGAGATCAACAATGAGTGTCCGCCATCCTTCTACTATATATCCCACAGTTTAGTTTTCCAAAATGCTTGTGTgaatttctctctttctcgGATTGGTGATGAAAGTTGTTGTTCTGCCTGTTTTGGAAACTGTTTACAGTCGGGCCTAACCTGTGCTTGTGCACATCAAAATGGGAGATTTGTATACACGCCAGAAGGCGTTCTTGAGGAAGAATTCTTAGAAGAGTGTATCTCAATGACTCGTGGTCCCCAGCAGCAACACCTCCTGAATTGCAGAGATTGCCCTCTTGAAAGATCAAAGAATGAAGGCATTTTGGAACCATGTAAGGGTCACTTGAAGAGGAACATTATCAAGGAATGTTGGAGCAAATGTGGTTGCTATAAACAATGCGGCAATCGTGTGGTGCAGCGTGGTATAAGTTGCAAATTACAG CTGTTTTTTACATCTGATGGAAAAGGGTGGGGGCTGAGAACTCTAGAGAAGCTGCCAAAAGGTGCTTTTGTATGTGAATTTGTTGGAGAAATAGTAACCATCACGGAGTTCTATCAGAGGAATACTAGGAAACATAACTGCCCAGTTCTACTGGATGCATTTTGGGTCTCCCAAGGAGTTTCAAAGGACGAAGAAGCTCTCTGTTTGGATGCCACATGTTATGGAAATGCTGCCAGGTTCTTAAATCATAG ATGCTTTGATGCAAACTTGATAGAGATTCCGGTTCAAATTGAGACTCCAGAGCACCACTATTATCAC GTTGCTttctttacaacaagagaagTAGATGCATTTGAAGAGCTAACATGG TTTGAAAGGGAGCAAACTGGTCTACTATTCTCTTATAACACATAA
- the LOC102616892 gene encoding uncharacterized protein LOC102616892 translates to MICTSSHLSSQLLIISPHKTKPTIHYKCHVSPRMSLDQQRPPSSSSSTSPTRLLTAITKLLWGPSLPPGLLVSTVRTSWNAAWQLMMSQLAPSDSSGSYTRPASKFFLRNNPPSTANLHLYVGLPCPWAHRTLIVRALKGLEDAVPVSIAGPGQDGSWEFTNNCNPSRDKDIPVPGLDNENGCKNLKEVYKLRKGGYSGRATVPMLWDVDNKDVACNESYDIIQFFNSGLNRSARNPDLDLAPVELKGKIEEWNKIIYPNVNNGVYRCGFAQSQEAYDTAVNDLFSKLDMIDDHLGGSRYLCGDTLTLADVCLFTTLIRFDLVYNVLFKCTKKKLLEYPNLHGYMREIYQIPEVAATCNLTAIMDGYYKILFPLNPGSIRPVMPSGCEHEVLLRPHNRESLPSVDRNTPVYIS, encoded by the exons ATGATTTGCACTTCATCACATCTTAGCTCTCAGCTTCTCATCATCTCACCCCACAAAACCAAACCAACGATCCACTACAAATGCCACGTCAGCCCTAGAATGTCCCTCGACCAACAGCGGcccccttcttcttcttcttctacttcTCCAACGAGACTCCTCACAGCCATCACCAAACTCCTGTGGGGCCCATCGCTTCCGCCTGGACTCCTTGTCTCCACTGTCCGTACATCATGGAACGCCGCGTGGCAACTCATGATGTCGCAACTCGCCCCCTCCGATTCTTCAGGCAGCTATACCCGACCCGCTTCCAAATTCTTCCTCAGAAACAACCCGCCATCCACAGCCAACCTTCACCTCTACGTGGGACTCCCCTGTCCGTGGGCCCACCGGACACTGATAGTGCGAGCGCTCAAAGGCCTCGAAGACGCCGTCCCCGTCTCAATCGCCGGGCCGGGGCAAGACGGTTCTTGGGAATTTACCAATAACTGTAACCCCTCCCGGGATAAGGATATCCCTGTTCCCGGTTTGGATAATGAAAATGGGTGTAAGAATTTGAAGGAGGTTTATAAGTTAAGGAAGGGAGGCTATAGCGGGAGAGCCACTGTGCCGATGTTATGGGATGTGGACAATAAGGATGTGGCGTGTAACGAGAGTTATGATATAATTCAGTTTTTTAATTCGGGTTTAAACAGGTCGGCCCGTAATCCGGATTTGGATCTTGCACCGGTGGAGTTGAAGGGGAAGATTGAGGAGTGGAACAAAATCATCTACCCCAATGTGAATAATGGAGTTTATag ATGTGGATTTGCTCAGAGTCAAGAGGCATATGATACTGCGGTGAATGATCTGTTTAGTAAGTTGGACATGATAGATGATCACTTGGGTGGCTCACGGTACTTGTGTGGAGATACATTGACTCTTGCCGATGTTTGCTTGTTTACTACTTTGATTCGGTTTGATCTTGTCTACAATGTCTTGTTCAAATGCACAAAGAAGAAGCTACTTGAATATCCCAATCTTCATGGGTACATGCGTGAGATTTATCAG ATTCCAGAGGTGGCTGCAACCTGCAATTTAACAGCGATTATGGATGGCTATTACAAAATACTTTTTCCACTGAATCCAGGCAGTATTCGACCCGTCATGCCCTCAGGCTGCGAGCATGAAGTTCTTTTGAGACCTCACAACAGGGAATCACTTCCATCGGTTGATAGAAATACGCCTGTTTATATTTCTTAG